Proteins co-encoded in one Malus domestica chromosome 09, GDT2T_hap1 genomic window:
- the LOC103411772 gene encoding homeobox-leucine zipper protein HDG11-like isoform X1, whose protein sequence is MELSGNGGASSDEASNSRRGNKKYHRHTNEQIQRLEEFFKHCAHPDDSQRQQLGRELGLEPKQIKFWFQNKRTQTKAQSERADNTILRQDNERIQCENYAMREALKNVSCPTCGGPPFGEEERQINLQSLQLENAYLKEEHDKVASLLSKYIGKPLSQIESLASVVGSTLDLSPGCSINQGIIGSPPLDLNLTSPTFSYQLQEIPEMEKTLMADIAASALEELVKLFQIDEPLWVKSTAYGRYFLNRGNYDKIFPRTNQFKTSSARIESSKDSGVVTISAATLVDMFLDSNKWEELFPTIVTKAKTIEVLESGMIGNRSGCLLLMYEQMHILSPLVLPRDFYFLRYCQQIELGTWVIVDVSHKFPKESSSNQSRSWRLPSGCLIKDMTNGCSKVTWIEHVEVDDKTQTHRLYRDLICSSVAYGAERWIITLKRMCERFDCLMDEVESTCEFGGVVTSPEGKRSVMKLSQRMVKNFCGMLSMAGKLDFPQLSEVNNSGVRVSVRKSAESGQPHGMIVSVATSLWLPLPSETVFNFFRDEKNRVQWDVLSNGNPVHEIANISTGTHPGNCISVIRPFIPTENNMLMLQESYTDPLGSLFVYAPVDVPALNVAVSGEDSSNIPILPSGFVISGDGRAEVTGDSGHSPAGGSLLAVAFQILVSSPSTSKQMNMESVATVNTLISSTVQKIKVALNCSSLD, encoded by the exons ATGGAGCTTTCGGGAAATGGTGGAGCTTCAAGTGATGAAGCATCGAATTCCCGCAGAGGCAACAAAAAATATCATCGCCATACTAATGAGCAGATACAACGACTCGAAGA ATTTTTCAAGCACTGTGCCCACCCGGATGACAGCCAACGTCAACAGCTGGGCAGGGAATTGGGCCTTGAACCAAAACAAATCAAGTTCTGGTTTCAGAACAAAAGAACACAGACCAAG GCTCAAAGTGAGAGAGCAGACAACACTATTCTTCGTCAAGATAATGAAAGGATTCAATGTGAAAACTATGCGATGAGAGAGGCCTTAAAGAATGTCAGTTGCCCAACCTGTGGTGGTCCACCGTTTGGAGAAGAAGAGCGGCAGATCAATCTGCAGAGCCTTCAGCTGGAGAATGCCTATTTGAAAGAAGAG CATGATAAGGTAGCCAGCCTTCTTTCCAAATATATTGGGAAACCACTATCACAAATTGAATCGCTTGCGTCTGTAGTTGGATCCACACTGGATTTATCACCAGGATGTTCGATCAACCAAGGGATTATTGGAAGTCCACCCCTTGATCTCAATCTTACCAGTCCTACATTTTCTTACCAATTACAAGAAATCCCTGAAATGGAAAAGACACTCATGGCAGACATTGCTGCCAGTGCCTTGGAAGAACTGGTCAAACTTTTTCAGATCGATGAGCCCTTATGGGTGAAATCCACAGCTTATGGACGATATTTCCTCAACCGTGGCAACTATGATAAGATATTTCCTAGAACCAATCAATTCAAAACCTCTAGTGCGCGTATCGAATCTTCAAAAGATTCAGGAGTAGTGACCATTAGTGCAGCAACCTTGGTTGACATGTTCTTAGATTCT AATAAATGGGAAGAACTCTTTCCCACAATCGTTACAAAAGCCAAGACAATTGAAGTGCTTGAAAGTGGAATGATAGGAAATCGGAGTGGTTGCCTACTGCTG ATGTATGAACAAATGCACATTCTCTCACCTTTGGTGCTGCCACGGGATTTCTACTTTCTTCGTTATTGTCAGCAGATTGAGCTAGGCACATGGGTCATTGTTGATGTTTCCCACAAATTCCCCAAAGAGAGTTCTTCAAATCAATCACGATCTTGGCGGCTTCCTTCGGGTTGTTTGATCAAAGATATGACTAATGGATGCTCCAAG GTAACTTGGATTGAGCATGTGGAGGTTGATGACAAGACACAAACTCATCGGCTCTACAGAGATCTTATTTGTAGCAGTGTTGCATATGGAGCAGAGAGATGGATCATTACTCTTAAGAGGATGTGTGAGAGATTCGATTGCTTGATGGATGAAGTTGAATCTACTTGTGAGTTTGGAGGAG TGGTAACTTCGCCTGAAGGCAAGAGGAGTGTAATGAAGCTCTCTCAGAGAATGGTGAAGAACTTTTGTGGAATGCTGAGCATGGCAGGTAAACTTGACTTCCCTCAGTTGTCCGAGGTGAACAACAGTGGGGTTCGAGTCTCTGTTCGTAAGAGTGCAGAATCAGGACAGCCCCATGGCATGATCGTCAGTGTTGCTACTTCTCTTTGGCTTCCTCTACCCTCCGAAACTGTCTTTAACTTCTTCAGAGATGAGAAAAATAGAGTTCAG TGGGATGTTCTGTCTAATGGAAATCCAGTGCATGAGATTGCAAACATTTCAACTGGAACGCATCCAGGAAACTGTATATCTGTCATTCGG CCTTTCATCCCCACCGAGAATAACATGCTGATGCTTCAAGAGAGTTACACAGACCCTTTGGGATCCTTGTTCGTATATGCTCCAGTCGATGTACCAGCTCTTAACGTAGCAGTAAGCGGCGAGGACTCTTCCAACATACCTATCCTCCCATCGGGGTTTGTGATATCAGGCGATGGCCGTGCTGAAGTAACTGGGGATTCAGGCCATTCCCCGGCAGGTGGTTCACTTCTCGCAGTGGCTTTCCAGATATTGGTTTCCAGCCCGTCAACTTCAAAGCAGATGAACATGGAGTCAGTGGCAACTGTCAACACTCTCATCAGTTCCACCGTTCAAAAAATCAAAGTTGCTCTCAACTGCTCGAGCTTGGATTAA
- the LOC103411772 gene encoding homeobox-leucine zipper protein ROC8-like isoform X2 — MELSGNGGASSDEASNSRRGNKKYHRHTNEQIQRLEEFFKHCAHPDDSQRQQLGRELGLEPKQIKFWFQNKRTQTKAQSERADNTILRQDNERIQCENYAMREALKNVSCPTCGGPPFGEEERQINLQSLQLENAYLKEEHDKVASLLSKYIGKPLSQIESLASVVGSTLDLSPGCSINQGIIGSPPLDLNLTSPTFSYQLQEIPEMEKTLMADIAASALEELVKLFQIDEPLWVKSTAYGRYFLNRGNYDKIFPRTNQFKTSSARIESSKDSGVVTISAATLVDMFLDSNKWEELFPTIVTKAKTIEVLESGMIGNRSGCLLLMYEQMHILSPLVLPRDFYFLRYCQQIELGTWVIVDVSHKFPKESSSNQSRSWRLPSGCLIKDMTNGCSKVTWIEHVEVDDKTQTHRLYRDLICSSVAYGAERWIITLKRMCERFDCLMDEVESTLVTSPEGKRSVMKLSQRMVKNFCGMLSMAGKLDFPQLSEVNNSGVRVSVRKSAESGQPHGMIVSVATSLWLPLPSETVFNFFRDEKNRVQWDVLSNGNPVHEIANISTGTHPGNCISVIRPFIPTENNMLMLQESYTDPLGSLFVYAPVDVPALNVAVSGEDSSNIPILPSGFVISGDGRAEVTGDSGHSPAGGSLLAVAFQILVSSPSTSKQMNMESVATVNTLISSTVQKIKVALNCSSLD, encoded by the exons ATGGAGCTTTCGGGAAATGGTGGAGCTTCAAGTGATGAAGCATCGAATTCCCGCAGAGGCAACAAAAAATATCATCGCCATACTAATGAGCAGATACAACGACTCGAAGA ATTTTTCAAGCACTGTGCCCACCCGGATGACAGCCAACGTCAACAGCTGGGCAGGGAATTGGGCCTTGAACCAAAACAAATCAAGTTCTGGTTTCAGAACAAAAGAACACAGACCAAG GCTCAAAGTGAGAGAGCAGACAACACTATTCTTCGTCAAGATAATGAAAGGATTCAATGTGAAAACTATGCGATGAGAGAGGCCTTAAAGAATGTCAGTTGCCCAACCTGTGGTGGTCCACCGTTTGGAGAAGAAGAGCGGCAGATCAATCTGCAGAGCCTTCAGCTGGAGAATGCCTATTTGAAAGAAGAG CATGATAAGGTAGCCAGCCTTCTTTCCAAATATATTGGGAAACCACTATCACAAATTGAATCGCTTGCGTCTGTAGTTGGATCCACACTGGATTTATCACCAGGATGTTCGATCAACCAAGGGATTATTGGAAGTCCACCCCTTGATCTCAATCTTACCAGTCCTACATTTTCTTACCAATTACAAGAAATCCCTGAAATGGAAAAGACACTCATGGCAGACATTGCTGCCAGTGCCTTGGAAGAACTGGTCAAACTTTTTCAGATCGATGAGCCCTTATGGGTGAAATCCACAGCTTATGGACGATATTTCCTCAACCGTGGCAACTATGATAAGATATTTCCTAGAACCAATCAATTCAAAACCTCTAGTGCGCGTATCGAATCTTCAAAAGATTCAGGAGTAGTGACCATTAGTGCAGCAACCTTGGTTGACATGTTCTTAGATTCT AATAAATGGGAAGAACTCTTTCCCACAATCGTTACAAAAGCCAAGACAATTGAAGTGCTTGAAAGTGGAATGATAGGAAATCGGAGTGGTTGCCTACTGCTG ATGTATGAACAAATGCACATTCTCTCACCTTTGGTGCTGCCACGGGATTTCTACTTTCTTCGTTATTGTCAGCAGATTGAGCTAGGCACATGGGTCATTGTTGATGTTTCCCACAAATTCCCCAAAGAGAGTTCTTCAAATCAATCACGATCTTGGCGGCTTCCTTCGGGTTGTTTGATCAAAGATATGACTAATGGATGCTCCAAG GTAACTTGGATTGAGCATGTGGAGGTTGATGACAAGACACAAACTCATCGGCTCTACAGAGATCTTATTTGTAGCAGTGTTGCATATGGAGCAGAGAGATGGATCATTACTCTTAAGAGGATGTGTGAGAGATTCGATTGCTTGATGGATGAAGTTGAATCTACTT TGGTAACTTCGCCTGAAGGCAAGAGGAGTGTAATGAAGCTCTCTCAGAGAATGGTGAAGAACTTTTGTGGAATGCTGAGCATGGCAGGTAAACTTGACTTCCCTCAGTTGTCCGAGGTGAACAACAGTGGGGTTCGAGTCTCTGTTCGTAAGAGTGCAGAATCAGGACAGCCCCATGGCATGATCGTCAGTGTTGCTACTTCTCTTTGGCTTCCTCTACCCTCCGAAACTGTCTTTAACTTCTTCAGAGATGAGAAAAATAGAGTTCAG TGGGATGTTCTGTCTAATGGAAATCCAGTGCATGAGATTGCAAACATTTCAACTGGAACGCATCCAGGAAACTGTATATCTGTCATTCGG CCTTTCATCCCCACCGAGAATAACATGCTGATGCTTCAAGAGAGTTACACAGACCCTTTGGGATCCTTGTTCGTATATGCTCCAGTCGATGTACCAGCTCTTAACGTAGCAGTAAGCGGCGAGGACTCTTCCAACATACCTATCCTCCCATCGGGGTTTGTGATATCAGGCGATGGCCGTGCTGAAGTAACTGGGGATTCAGGCCATTCCCCGGCAGGTGGTTCACTTCTCGCAGTGGCTTTCCAGATATTGGTTTCCAGCCCGTCAACTTCAAAGCAGATGAACATGGAGTCAGTGGCAACTGTCAACACTCTCATCAGTTCCACCGTTCAAAAAATCAAAGTTGCTCTCAACTGCTCGAGCTTGGATTAA
- the LOC103429383 gene encoding homeobox-leucine zipper protein HDG11-like: MELPRNHPTSGDGHEASSSRRENKKFQRHTFEQIQRLEEFFRNCTHPDDDQREQLRRELGLDANQITFWFQNKRTQNKIQNERAENIALHQLNESIRRENCLMRETLKNVVCPTCGGASIPEEERQLNLQRLRQENAYLKQEHDKVANLLSKYKGKPLSHIKSLALVVGSSQNLSPGCSLNHVIVRSPPLRLNLTNTAIAYQLNENVQMEKALMKDIAASAMEELIKLFQIDKPVWMKSPTDGRYLLNRDNYDKMFPKANHFRNSCARVESSKDSGVVHISAAYLVDMFLDFNKWEDLFPTIITKARTIEVLESGMIGNRSGCLQLMYEEMHILSPLVLPRDFYFLRHCQQIELGTWFIADVSYNFTKGSFTRQPRSWRLPSGCMIEDMHNGYSKITWIEHMAVDDKTQTHWLYRDLICRSVAYGAERWIVTLQKMCERFHCLMNGCVFGGVVTLPEGKKSLMKLSQRMVKNFCGMLSMAGNLDLPQLSEVDNTGIQVSVHTSTEIGQPHGTIISVATSLWLPLSTQMIFNFFKDEKTRVQWDVLSNGNPVHKIAYISTGTHPENRISIIRPFTPTEDNMLILQECYIDPLGSFVIYAPVDMQILNVAVSGEDSSNMSILPSGFMISSDGRPEMGGACGSLLTVAFHILVSSPTTSKQMNTELVATVNTLISSNVEKIKVALNCSGLD; encoded by the exons ATGGAGCTGCCCAGAAATCATCCAACTTCCGGTGATGGACATGAAGCATCGAGTTCCCGCAGGGAGAACAAGAAGTTTCAACGCCATACTTTTGAGCAGATACAACGACTAGAAGA ATTTTTCAGGAATTGCACCCACCCCGATGACGACCAACGTGAACAACTCCGTAGGGAGTTGGGGCTTGACGCAAATCAAATCACGTTTTGGTTTCAAAACAAAAGAACACAGAACAAG ATACAAAATGAAAGAGCAGAAAACATTGCTCTTCATCAACTGAATGAAAGTATTCGTCGTGAAAACTGTTTAATGAGAGAAACCTTAAAGAATGTCGTTTGCCCAACTTGTGGTGGTGCATCGATTCCAGAAGAAGAGCGACAACTCAATCTACAAAGACTTCGACAGGAGAATGCCTATTTGAAACAAGAG CATGATAAAGTAGCCAACCTTCTTTCCAAGTATAAAGGGAAACCACTATCACATATTAAATCGTTGGCGCTAGTAGTTGGATCGTCGCAAAATTTATCACCAGGATGTTCCTTGAACCATGTGATCGTCAGAAGTCCACCTCTTAGGCTCAATCTCACCAATACCGCAATAGCTTACCAATTAAACGAAAATGTTCAGATGGAAAAGGCactcatgaaagacattgcAGCCAGTGCCATGGAAGAACTGATCAAGCTTTTCCAAATCGACAAGCCTGTGTGGATGAAATCCCCAACTGATGGCAGATATCTCCTCAACCGGGACAACTATGATAAGATGTTCCCAAAAGCCAATCATTTCAGAAACTCTTGTGCTCGTGTCGAGTCTTCGAAGGATTCAGGAGTAGTGCACATTAGTGCAGCATACTTGGTTGACATGTTTTTAGATTTC AATAAATGGGAAGACCTCTTTCCTACAATCATAACAAAAGCAAGGACAATTGAAGTTCTCGAAAGTGGAATGATAGGAAATCGGAGTGGTTGCTTGCAGTTG ATGTATGAAGAAATGCACATTCTCTCACCTTTGGTACTGCCGCGGGATTTCTACTTTCTTCGCCATTGTCAGCAAATTGAGCTAGGAACTTGGTTCATTGCTGATGTCTCCTATAACTTCACAAAAGGAAGTTTTACGAGACAGCCTCGATCTTGGAGGCTACCTTCTGGATGCATGATAGAAGACATGCATAACGGATACTCCAAG ATTACTTGGATTGAGCATATGGCGGTTGACGACAAGACACAAACTCATTGGCTCTATAGAGATCTAATTTGTAGAAGTGTTGCATATGGAGCTGAGAGATGGATTGTTACTCTTCAAAAGATGTGTGAGAGATTCCATTGTCTAATGAACGGTTGTGTGTTTGGAGGAG TGGTTACTTTGCCTGAAGGCAAGAAAAGCTTAATGAAGCTTTCCCAGAGGATGGTGAAGAACTTTTGTGGAATGTTGAGCATGGCGGGAAATCTTGACCTCCCCCAATTATCAGAAGTTGACAATACTGGGATTCAAGTCTCTGTTCATACAAGCACAGAAATAGGACAACCGCATGGCACGATCATCAGTGTTGCTACTTCTCTCTGGCTTCCTTTGTCGACGCAAATGATCTTTAACTTCTTCAAAGATGAGAAAACAAGAGTTCAG TGGGATGTTCTCTCTAATGGAAATCCAGTGCATAAGATTGCCTACATTTCAACAGGAACTCATCCTGAAAATCGTATATCCATCATTCGG CCTTTCACCCCGACGGAGGACAACATGTTGATTCTTCAAGAGTGCTACATAGACCCTCTTGGATCCTTTGTCATATATGCTCCGGTTGACATGCAAATTCTCAATGTAGCAGTAAGTGGTGAAGACTCTTCTAACATGTCCATACTCCCATCGGGGTTTATGATATCCAGCGATGGTCGTCCTGAGATGGGGGGTGCATGTGGTTCACTTCTTACGGTGGCTTTCCACATATTGGTTTCCAGCCCCACAACTTCAAAGCAGATGAACACGGAGTTAGTGGCAACTGTCAATACTCTTATCAGTTCCAACgttgaaaaaataaaagtggCCCTCAACTGTTCTGGCTTGGATTAA
- the LOC114826784 gene encoding blue copper protein-like, translated as MQGMKEIIVVAVMFSSMLFRCGVSASTMATAAATNTNHSVGGASGWDLSSNLRAWATRTAFRVGDSLVFRYTPVHDVLEVTKTDYDLCHTVDPLEMHNDGETVIPLREAGNRYFICGRLGHCAMGLKLHVLVLPALQMSTNVNATSPSSPLITSPPPNATSPISNNNSSRHGPDDQAVGNDHVQPSPSPSQSASNYSINSTDDVPPDHATGNTTTDDAHLTSDSPRILPLDSAIGFSFLLLQFLVENLINILGKDPILIKVGVKIEI; from the exons ATGCAGGGAATGAAGGAGATCATTGTGGTGGCGGTGATGTTCTCATCAATGTTATTCCGCTGCGGCGTCTCTGCTAGTACTATGGCGACCGCTGCTGCAACCAACACCAACCACTCTGTTGGCGGAGCCTCCGGTTGGGATCTCTCCTCCAACCTCCGAGCATGGGCTACTCGCACCGCTTTCCGTGTGGGCGACTCTCTCG TATTCAGGTACACTCCGGTGCACGATGTACTGGAAGTGACGAAGACGGACTATGATTTGTGTCACACAGTAGACCCACTGGAGATGCACAACGATGGGGAGACGGTGATTCCATTGAGGGAAGCAGGAAACAGGTACTTCATATGTGGGAGGCTGGGCCATTGTGCCATGGGACTCAAGCTCCATGTGCTTGTCCTCCCTGCACTGCAGATGAGTACCAATGTTAATGCAACCTCACCCAGCAGCCCCTTGATCACTAGTCCTCCGCCAAATGCTACTAGTCCTATTTCCAACAACAACAGCAGCAGACACGGTCCAGATGATCAAGCAGTGGGAAATGATCATGTGCAGCCTTCCCCATCGCCATCGCAATCTGCTTCCAATTACTCAATTAATTCTACAGATGATGTACCTCCTGATCATGCTACAGGCAATACTACTACTGATGATGCACACTTAACTTCTGACAGCCCTCGGATTCTGCCATTGGATTCTGCCATtggtttttcatttcttcttcttcaatttcttgtAGAAAACTTGATTAACATCCTTGGAAAAGATCCAATTCTCATAAAAGTCGGGGTTaagattgaaatttga